The nucleotide window ACCCGGCTGCCGTGCTCGTACTTCTCCCCGGGCACCTGCTCGGCCTGCGGCAGCTGGGCCTCGACCTTGCCGATGTCGACCAGCACCAGGCCCTGGGTGTTGCGGCGGGCGTCGGCCTGCACGACGCCGCTGACGATGTCGCCCTCGGTGCCGGCGTACTCGCCGAAGGTCTGCTCGTGCTCCGCGTTGCGCAGCGCCTGCACCATCACCTGCCGGGCGGTGCTGGCCGCGATGCGGCCGAAGTCCCCGGGGGTGTCGTCGAACTCGTGCACGACCTCGCCGTCGGGACCCAGCTCCTGGGCCAGGACGGCGACGTCGCCGGTCGTCCGGTCGATCTGCACCCGCACGTGCGGGGAGGACCCCTCGGCCTGCCGGTAGGCGGTGACCAGCGCGCTCTCGATCGCGTGCAGCACGGTGTCGGCGGGGATGTCCTTGTCCCGCTCGATCGCCGCGAGGGCGGTCAGGTCGATCTTCACTTCTCTGCCTCCTGGTCGCGACCGGGCTCGTCGCGGCGCGCGGCGGGGAGCCGGTCGCCCGGACCTCCCGCTGCACCGGCCGCGAAGGACCCGGTCGGGTGGTGCTCGTCGTCGTCGGTGCCCTGCGGCCCGTCCTGCTCGTCGTCCTGCTCGTCGTCCTGCTCGTCGTCCTGCTCGTCGTCGGACAGCTCGTCGTCGAGCTCGTCGGCGTCGAGGTCGTCGTCGCCGTCGTCCTCGTGCTCGTCGGTCCCGGTCTCGTCGGGCTCGTAGACCAGTGCGGCGTCCCGGTGGCCGGCGGGCCGGGTGAACTCGATCTGCACCCGCGCCTCGCCCAGCTCCGCCCAGGGCACGGTGCGCTCCCCGACGGTGCGGCGCACCTGGCCCTTCTTGGTGCCGCCCTTCTCCACGGTGAGCACCACGCCGTCGTCCTCGACGCGCACCACACGGGAGGTGACCTGCTCGCGGGCCTTCTCCGGCCCCACCGTGACGGTGACCAGCCGGCCGACGTTGCGCCGCCAGTGCCGGGGCAGCGTCAGCGGCCGGTCGACGCCGGGGCTGGTGACCTCCAGGACGTAGGGCGAGCGGCCCAGCGCCTCGTCCTGCGCGTCGAGGACCTCCGACAGCGCGCGGCTGACCTGGGCGACGTCGTCCATGCTGACGCCGGAGTCGCGGTCGACGACCACGCGGACCACCGAGCGCTGACCGGCCGGACGGACGACGAGCTCCTCGAGGTCGTACCCGGCGGCGACCACGACGGGCTCCACCCAGCCGGTGAGCCGGGTGGTCACCTCGTCACCGGCGCCTGCTGCTCGCGTGGACACCGGTTGCCTCCTGTTGTGTTGGACCGCGACAGGCCCGGGGGGACTCCCCCGGCGGACCGGGGAGCGTGCTGCTGCGCCCCGGTGCACTGTGCGTGGACCGCCAGGTTACCGCCCGCACCTCCCGTCCCACCCGCCACGCGGGGGTGACCTGTGCCGCCACGGTCCCCGCGCGGCACCGGCGGGGCTGCCAGGATGGACGTCGATGTCCGGTCCGCTGTCGTCCTCCCCCGCCGCCGGTGCCTTCAGCCGCCGGGGTCTGCTGCTGGGCACGCTCGCCGGCGCAGCGCTGCTGGCGACCGGGTGCACCGGCGAGCCGGAGCAGCGCGCCGACGCGGTCACCCCCGCCCAGGTCGACCAGCTGGCCGCCCAGGTGCAGGTGCAGGAGGAGCTGGTCGCCGCGTACGACCGGGCGCTGGCCGCCGCTCCGGAGCTGGCCACGTCCGCCAGCGGCCTCGCCGAGCAGGCCCGCGCGCAGCTGGACCGGCTGCGGGCCGCGGCCCCGGGCGCGGGGGCCGGCAGCTCCGCACCGGCCTCCGCCGCGCTCACCACCGCGGACGCACCCCCGGACGCCGCGGGCGCGCGCGAGTGGCTGCGCACCCGGGTGGTCGCGGCAGCCGACGCACACGCCACGGCCTGCCCGTCCTTCAGCGGGGCCCGGGCCGCGCTGCTGGGCAGCCTCGCCGCGGGGCTGCGGGGGCAGGCCGGGCAGCTGGCGTGACCGGCACCGTCGACCCCCGGAGAGGCCAGCACCGTGCCTGAGGACCCGAGCACCGCCCCGTCCCCCACCGCGGCCGAGGACGCCGCGCTGCAGGGCGCGCTGGCCGCCGCGCACACCGCCGTCTGGGGCTACGCGGTGGTCGGCACCGCGCTCCCCCCGGAGCAGCGCGGGCCGGCGGGTGCGGCCCGCCAGGCCCACCGCGACCTCCGCGACCAGCTGGCGGAGCTGCTGACCTCCCGGGGGGTCGAGCCGGTCGGCGCCGAGGGCGGCTACGCGCTGCCCTCCCCCGTGACGTCCGCCGAGGACGCCGCCGGGCTCGCCGTCACCCTGGAGGACGGGACCTCCGCCGCCTGGACGTGGGTCCTCGACCAGGCCACCGAGGTGGGCACCCGCGAGCTCGGCGTCGCCACGCTGACGGCGGCCGAGCTACGGGCGGTCACCTGGCGCGGCGCCGCCGGACGCACCCCGGTGACCACGCCGTTTCCCGGCCTGCCCGCCTCCTGACCGGCCCCCTCGCCAGCCTGCCCGCCCCGGCCCGGCGTGGGGCCGGGGCGGGGTCGCGCCTCAGCCGCCGAGACCGCCCAGGAAGGCGTCGGTGACGTCGACGGCGAGCCGGCTCGTCTGGCCGGCCTCGACCAGGACGGCGAAGGCGAGGTCCCCCTGCGGTCCGCCCTGCTGGTAGCCCATGAACCAGCCGTGGGAGTCCGGCGGGGTGTTGCTGCCGAACTCGGCCGTGCCGGTCTTGCCGAACACCTCGCCCCGGTCGTTCAGCCCCCTGGCGGTCCCGGTGAGCACCACCTGGCGCATCATCGGCCGCAGCGCGTCGAGCACCTGCGCACTGGGCCCGGTCGGGGCCGGGCCGGCCGGTGCGGCGCCCTTCACCTCGACCGGTGCGGCGGGGGTGCCGCTGGCGATGCCGGCCGCGACGAGCGCGAGCTGCGCCGGGCTCATCAGCACCTGGCCCTGGCCGATCTGGTCGGCGGCCTTGGTCGTGCCGGTCGCGTCGGCGGGCACCTCGCCGCTGAAGATCCCGACCGGCAGCTGCCAGTCGCTGCCCACTCCGTAGGAGGCGGCGGCCGCGGCCAGGGCGCCGTCGGGCAGCTGCAGGCCCTGCTGGATGAAGGTCGTGTTGCAGGACTGGGCGAAGGCCTCGGTCAGCGGCACGGTG belongs to Modestobacter sp. L9-4 and includes:
- the rimP gene encoding ribosome maturation factor RimP, which codes for MSTRAAGAGDEVTTRLTGWVEPVVVAAGYDLEELVVRPAGQRSVVRVVVDRDSGVSMDDVAQVSRALSEVLDAQDEALGRSPYVLEVTSPGVDRPLTLPRHWRRNVGRLVTVTVGPEKAREQVTSRVVRVEDDGVVLTVEKGGTKKGQVRRTVGERTVPWAELGEARVQIEFTRPAGHRDAALVYEPDETGTDEHEDDGDDDLDADELDDELSDDEQDDEQDDEQDDEQDGPQGTDDDEHHPTGSFAAGAAGGPGDRLPAARRDEPGRDQEAEK
- a CDS encoding ferritin-like domain-containing protein, which gives rise to MPEDPSTAPSPTAAEDAALQGALAAAHTAVWGYAVVGTALPPEQRGPAGAARQAHRDLRDQLAELLTSRGVEPVGAEGGYALPSPVTSAEDAAGLAVTLEDGTSAAWTWVLDQATEVGTRELGVATLTAAELRAVTWRGAAGRTPVTTPFPGLPAS